The window CGGCGTGAATTACGCCAAAATGGGGGCGCGCAATGCCCGCCTGGCGCTCGATATCAGTCTCGCGTCGAAAGCCACCACGGTATTTGCCAACGCCGGCATTCCCAACTGGCGCAGCCTGGTTGCGGAAGACTGCGCCCAGATCCAGATCGAAAAGCCGACAGAAAAAACGCCTGCCAAGGCCTATGCCATTTTCTGGCTCGACGCCGCGGACTGAGACTTCAGCGCACAGGCACTGGGCCGTATCGCGATGGTACGCCAGATTTCGTAACACCAATCTCAAGTGCTTCGCGGGTGGCACGCTGCATGGCGCCTGGAAGCGCAACGAGCATATGCAGCGCGGCGCAGAGGAATTGCTTTGATTACATTCGTCAATCGGGCGTAAAGCTTAAAGGACGATAGCCGGTTGGGAATTGCTTCATAGAGAAGATTTGCTGACAAGCAACTTCTACACGATTCGCGCTACTTCGTATTTTCAATCTCAAAAGAGGTGTTTCTTTGAAAACCAACACGCAACGAATGGCATTCGCCTCCTGCGCGCCGCTGGGTGGCATAGCGCGCCCCGTCTTTACCGCTTTGCTGGGCCTGGCTGCGGCCACGATGTCGGCCGGCGCACTTGCCGATGCTAACACTGCGAAAACTAATTTCTTCGCAAATATGGACCGGGCGGGCGTGACATTCCCAGGCGTGAACGCGTCGACTGCCAAGATGGTCCCGGCGCAAGTGAAAGGCTTGTACGGCATTTACAGCCCGAAAGGGAACCTGATCTCGGTCACCAATGAGGCGGGAACCCTGACCGGCAAGGCTGGCGGGTTCAGCAGCGTCGGGCTGGAACCCGGCAAACCACGCCCGATGTCCCCACAGCAAGTGGCCGGGCTGCGCGCCGAGATCATGGCCAACATCGATTACGACAAACTGATCAAGACCTCGTATGGAAATGGCGGAGGACGCAAAATCCTGATGTTCTCGGCTCTCGATTGTCCGGGCTGCAATCAGCTGGAAAAGGCCTTGCACAAGGCAGCGCCGACTCTGAACACGACGTTCTACATCGTCCCCGGCTCGTTGCGGGATAGCTCGAGTGGCGGCATCCCCTGGCTGGAAAAAGTTGCCCGCATAAGGTGCGACGACAATGCCGGCCAGGCATGGCAAACATACTGGACGAAACGCACCTTGCCGGCCGCCCGCGCATGCGCCCTGACGCCTGAACGCGTGGAGCTGGATAATTACCTGATGTCGCACATCATGGATGGCATCAAGGTCATGAAACCGGCCTATCCCATGCTCGTTTCCGAAGATGGCAAGTGGCTTCCCCTGCCACGTGGAATGACATCAGCCTCGATCTCAGCCGTGTTCGGTCCCGAGAGCAAGCCGGCGGCGGTTCAGGCACCGGCACAATGGCTCGCCGCGGCGCCGGTCGCCGGCAAGAGCAAGTAAAAAGACGCAAGGCGTCGCAAGCTCTGCGAACGCCCTGCTGTCTGCGCGCTTGCGCGATTACTTCATCGTGAAGGTTTGCTGGGCAGTATCGACCGCATAATTGCGCGTGGTATCCCAGTAGGTAAAGCTGTACTTGACCACGTCGCCAGCTTTCAGGCCACCTGCCGCGTAGGTATTATTGCCGGCATCCTGGCGCATGCGCAGGTTTTGCTGGCCACCGGAGTTGACCGTGTAATGCACGTCCGCCCAGCTCGACGTGCGCACTGCGAACTGCAGCGTTGTCGGGCCGGTCTGGGTGGCGCTGACCGACACCGGGGTCGGCGTTGGGGTCGGGGTCGGCGTTGGCGTTGGCGTCGGGGTCGGCGTTGGTGTCGGCGTTGGGGTTGGCGTCGGCGTCGGCGTCGGCGTCGGCGTTGGCGTCGGTGTCGGTGTCGGTGTCGGCGTACCTGACTCCCACACAATATCGTCAATCGCCATCTGGAACGGCGCGCCCGGCAATTGCGTCGCTTCGCTCGAAAACTGGAACAGATCCAGCATCGACTGCAACGCGACTTTCGGCCCTACCAGTGTCGATACCGGAATCGTCGCCGTCGCCCACTCACCGTTACGCACCAGGCCATAGGTGGTTGCATTGGCCGGGAACTTGACCGCGTTCTGGTTGGTGTAGGTATCCTGGATACTCACATTGAACGCGACATTGGCAGGGATCTTGATCCGGAACTTCAGATTGCCGTTCCTGAAATTGCTCATGTCATGTGCCTGGCGCGATTGCACGCTGCCGCCGAACCACTGGTTTGGCGCGGTGTAGTTCAGGGCCATGACATTGCTGCCCTCGAACGGCGGGATATTACCGGCGGACATGGACGCGGTATTCCACACGAAGACATCGGAGCTGGTGCCGGCGACCTGCTTGTTATTGACCGCGGTGGTATCGGTGAACACGCCGAACTTGCCCACTTCCGGCGTCGACTGGCTGCCCAGCTTGACCGATCCCTTGCCATCGAGCTGATACACGCGCACGTA of the Massilia violaceinigra genome contains:
- a CDS encoding glycoside hydrolase family 16 protein, translated to MKNQNNQLVSRKRTFVLSAIAGSILAIYGASAGASVTNPVIGQLLWSEEFNGPSLNTSFWTPDDGNGCQINLCGYGNQELQYYSPNNLSIVNVPFESNSRALAIKAQRQTVGSNSFTSGKVTSAGKVQVQYGMIEMRVSTPPLGTGLWPAGWLLGSSPQTWPRNGEIDILEMGHRAAYRNGGAGIDNFVGSNVITWQQAACVPGNESCAASTAWQTKNWYIAPTSMANRFVTYRLYWTESQMRFTIVDNGVEHNMYDNPLPVNSTALQAPFYLLLNMAVGGNFTDAASPGQVTAPLPGTMYVDYVRVYQLDGKGSVKLGSQSTPEVGKFGVFTDTTAVNNKQVAGTSSDVFVWNTASMSAGNIPPFEGSNVMALNYTAPNQWFGGSVQSRQAHDMSNFRNGNLKFRIKIPANVAFNVSIQDTYTNQNAVKFPANATTYGLVRNGEWATATIPVSTLVGPKVALQSMLDLFQFSSEATQLPGAPFQMAIDDIVWESGTPTPTPTPTPTPTPTPTPTPTPTPTPTPTPTPTPTPTPTPTPTPVSVSATQTGPTTLQFAVRTSSWADVHYTVNSGGQQNLRMRQDAGNNTYAAGGLKAGDVVKYSFTYWDTTRNYAVDTAQQTFTMK